A region of Methyloterricola oryzae DNA encodes the following proteins:
- a CDS encoding integrase core domain-containing protein, with amino-acid sequence LALNDIEHTKTRARHPQTNGICERFHKTLLQEFYQVAFRKKLYLSVDELQADLDAWIEHYNQERTHQGKMCCGRTPLQTLHAGKEVWNQKVGQLNLI; translated from the coding sequence TTGGCGCTCAATGACATTGAGCACACCAAGACCCGGGCGCGGCATCCACAGACCAATGGCATCTGCGAACGCTTCCATAAAACCCTGTTGCAGGAGTTTTATCAGGTCGCTTTCCGCAAGAAGCTTTATCTCTCCGTGGACGAACTGCAGGCCGACCTGGATGCCTGGATCGAGCACTATAACCAGGAGCGAACCCATCAGGGTAAGATGTGTTGCGGTCGCACTCCCCTACAAACGCTTCACGCTGGAAAGGAGGTGTGGAACCAGAAAGTCGGTCAGTTGAATCTG